A part of Ziziphus jujuba cultivar Dongzao chromosome 8, ASM3175591v1 genomic DNA contains:
- the LOC107412813 gene encoding 65-kDa microtubule-associated protein 5 isoform X1 produces the protein MTTVPPSLSPSRTTCASLLHELQIIWNEIGETESERDKMLLQLEQECLDIYRKRVEKTREYSTHLLKSLADAEAEISAIVSALGEHSSCSKNFEKGRSTLKDQISAIKPFLEDLRMRKKERVKEFSEIQSQIIQICGEIAGNGLSKNFAGPQVDENDLTVKRLGELKSHLKELQNEKAFRLQKVNSHLSTIHELSVVMSVDFLKTVHEVHPSLSEPSNGQLRSISNETLARLTGVISSLKQEKQQRLQKLQGLGSVLIDMWNLMDAPVDERKRFEHATSLISSLVDEVSGKGCLSMEVLEQTEAEVERLNILKASKMKELIFKRQNELEEIYKGVHMDVDSDAARQILNGLIDSGNVDLSDLLSSMDDQIAKANEQALSRKDILDKVQKWKFASEEEKWLDDYERDENRYSAGRGAHKNLKRAEKARILVSKIPSMVEALTAKVKAWELEKGIPFLYDKVPLLNSLEEYTVQRQEREEVKRKSREQKRMQEQLATEHEAIFGSRSATKKPLGQSTNANTMVGTPMGRRAAGPLGRHGPSAGKERRESGRVNNIIPVNYVALSKDDPVS, from the exons ATGACGACTGTGCCCCCTTCTCTCTCCCCTTCTCGTACCACTTGCGCTTCCCTCCTCCACGAATTGCAG ATAATATGGAATGAAATTGGGGAAACTGAGAGTGAGAGGGACAAGATGCTTCTACAGCTTGAGCAAGAATGCCTTGATATTTACCGGAAGAGAGTCGAAAAGACCCGAGAGTACAGCACTCACTTGCTTAAGTCACTGGCCGACGCCGAAGCTGAAATTTCTGCCATTGTTTCTGCCCTCGGAGAGCATTCCTCGTGTTCGAAG AACTTTGAGAAGGGAAGGAGCACTCTCAAGGACCAAATATCTGCCATTAAACCTTTTTTGGAGGACTTGAGGATGAGGAAGAAAGAAAGGGTCAAGGAGTTTTCAGAAATTCAATCGCAAATTATACAAATCTGTGGAGAGATAGCAGGAAATGGTCTATCTAAGAACTTTGCTGGTCCACAAGTTGATGAGAATGATTTGACTGTCAAGAGGTTGGGGGAGCTAAAGTCACACCTTAAAGAACTTCAGAATGAAAAG GCTTTCCGCTTGCAGAAAGTTAACAGCCATCTTAGCACCATCCACGAGCTGTCAGTTGTGATGTCAGTTGATTTCCTTAAGACAGTTCATGAAGTTCACCCGAGCTTAAGTGAACCCTCCAATGGTCAATTGAGGAGCATCAGCAATGAAACTCTTGCTAGATTAACGGGTGTTATTAGCTCACTCAAGCAAGAGAAGCAACAAAGATTGCAAAAG CTGCAAGGTCTCGGTAGTGTTTTGATAGATATGTGGAATCTTATGGATGCACCAGTTGATGAGCGTAAAAGATTTGAACATGCTACTTCCCTAATTTCCTCCTTAGTTGATGAAGTGTCAGGGAAAGGATGCCTTTCTATGGAAGTTCTTGAGCAG actGAGGCTGAAGTTGAGCGGTTGAATATTCTTAAAGCAAGCAAGATGAAGGAGTTGATATTTAAGAGACAAAACGAGCTGGAAGAAATATACAAAGGGGTTCATATGGATGTAGATAGTGATGCTGCACGGCAGATTCTCAACGGTCTCATTGATTCTG GTAATGTTGATCTGTCTGATCTGCTTTCAAGCATGGATGACCAGATTGCAAAAGCCAATGAACAAGCTCTTAGCCGAAAGGATATTTTGGACAAAGTACAGAAATGGAAATTTGCATCAGAGGAGGAAAAGTGGCTTGATGACTATGAAAgg GATGAAAACCGATACAGTGCTGGAAGAGGAGCACACAAAAATCTCAAACGTGCAGAGAAAGCTCGGATTTTGGTCAGCAAAATACCAT CTATGGTTGAAGCTTTGACTGCCAAAGTAAAAGCCTGGGAACTGGAGAAAGGAATCCCTTTCTTATATGACAAG GTTCCTCTTTTAAATAGCTTGGAGGAATATACTGTTCAACGGCAGGAAAGAGAAGAGGTGAAGCGTAAATCCAGG GAACAAAAGCGGATGCAAGAACAACTTGCTACAGAGCATGAGGCAATTTTCGGATCAAGATCTGCGACGAAGAAGCCACTGGGGCAGAGCACTAATGCTAACACAATGGTTGGAACACCAATGGGTCGACGTGCAGCTGGTCCTCTGGGTCGTCATGGACCATCAGCTGGGAAGGAACGCAGAGAAA
- the LOC107412817 gene encoding uncharacterized protein LOC107412817 → MKPSFGASDSSLTALFWSGGSGGCVGDPQECSRIVLRDLATREFNAFLWLFLITITALLMRKVVKLLRLWFKGHRIPGPPCPSFFGHSKLISRENLTDYLSDVHEKYGSAVKLWLGPTQLLVSIKDPKLIREMLLKAADKLPGTGRAFHLAFGSSSLFASSFQKVQRRRETLKIELNDRLLERENLISRTVVDCITERIHGSMVKGSVDCRTVSQHMAFTILGATLFGEAFSTWSKANVYEELLMRIAKDASFWASYNVTPFWKRGFWKYQCLCTKLKSLTQDIVQQGKKNYKIFHSVDSKFCNEAAFVEKEVAYGVPSCSVIGMPDEFILEELKSHLNVREEPCGNIMGIMFHGCLTTAGLINNILMRLATNPEIQNKIYTEITMIQKGSVKQVEQNVDKMFLLLATVYESARLLPAGPLLQRCSLENDLKLESGLTIPAGAVVVVPVQLVQMDDSSWGSDASEFNPYRFLTKAGKKSHMVLNTSYSGLAEELVNPCPGESSFVLNDPNENAAFLPFGSGIRSCVGQKFVIQGVATLFASLLERYEIKLLPEAQNNQKPTKNSSVFQLLSGVEIAFVRRNC, encoded by the exons ATGAAACCATCCTTTGGAGCTTCGGATAGTTCTCTGACCGCTCTGTTCTGGTCAGGAGGATCAGGTGGCTGTGTTGGTGATCCTCAGGAATGCTCTCGGATTGTCCTCAGAGACTTAGCCACAAGGGAATTCAATGCTTTCCTGTGGCTTTTCCTCATCACAATCACAGCTTTGTTGATGAGGAAGGTCGTTAAGCTTCTCAGATTATGGTTCAAAGGACATCGAATCCCTGGACCTCCTTGTCCTTCTTTCTTCGGTCACTCCAAGCTCATCTCCAGGGAAAATCTCACCg ATTATTTATCGGATGTACATGAGAAATACGGGTCAGCGGTGAAGCTGTGGTTGGGTCCAACTCAGCTTTTGGTGTCCATAAAGGACCCAAAACTTATCAGAGAAATGCTTTTAAAGGCTGCCGATAAATTGCCTGGTACTGGGAGGGCATTTCATCTAGCCTTTGGAAGTTCTAGCCTCTTTGCTTCCTCTTTTCAAAAg GTACAACGGAGAAGGGAAACATTAAAGATAGAATTAAATGACAGACTGCttgagagagaaaatttgatTTCTAGAACTGTTGTGGACTGCATTACAGAGAGAATACACGGGTCCATGGTGAAAGGTAGCGTTGATTGTAGAACGGTTTCTCAACATATGGCATTTACCATTTTGGGAGCTACACTTTTTGGAGAAGCGTTCTCCACTTGGTCTAAGGCAAATGTTTATGAGGAGCTCCTTATGAGGATTGCCAAGGATGCTTCCTTTTGGGCTTCATATAATGTTACTCCTTTCTGGAAGCGTGGATTTTGGAAGTACCAGTGTTTATGCACAAAGCTGAAAAGTTTAACTCAAGACATTGTTCAACAGGGCAAAAAAAACTACAAGATATTTCATTCTGTAGATAGCAAATTTTGTAATGAAGCTGCCTTCGTTGAAAAGGAGGTTGCATATGGTGTGCCGTCTTGTTCTGTTATTGGAATGCCTGATGAGTTTATCCTTGAGGAGCTTAAAAGCCATCTTAATGTGAGAGAAGAACCATGTGGCAATATTATGGGCATAATGTTTCATGGATGCCTAACTACTGCAGGTTtgataaataacattttgaTGAGGCTTGCTACAAACCCAGAAATACAAAATAAG ATTTATACAGAGATAACTATGATACAGAAAGGTTCAGTTAAACAAGTTGAGCAAAACGTTGATAAGATGTTCTTGTTATTGGCAACTGTTTATGAATCAGCACGTCTTTTGCCAGCTGGACCTTTACTACAGAGATGTTCCCTGGAAAATG ACTTGAAACTTGAAAGCGGTTTAACCATACCAGCTGGAGCTGTAGTGGTTGTCCCTGTGCAGTTGGTGCAGATGGATGATTCTAGTTGGGGAAGTGATGCTAGTGAATTCAATCCATATCGCTTTTTGACAAAGGCTGGCAAGAAATCTCATATGGTGCTGAATACATCATATTCAG GGCTTGCAGAAGAACTGGTGAATCCATGTCCAGGAGAGAGCTCTTTTGTTTTGAATGATCCAAATGAGAATGCAGCCTTTCTTCCCTTTGGTTCTGGTATACGTTCCTGTGTTGGCCAGAAATTTGTAATCCAAGGAGTTGCAACGTTATTTGCATCATTGCTTGAACGATACGAG ATAAAGCTCTTGCCAGAGGCCCAGAATAACCAAAAGCCAACGAAGAACAGCTCTGTGTTTCAGCTTCTTTCAGGTGTGGAAATAGCTTTCGTGAGAAGGAACTGCTGA
- the LOC107412810 gene encoding ATP-dependent Clp protease proteolytic subunit 3, chloroplastic → MEMGLTYAAAPSRFMCFNHGVLQTQFPISTVEKSITGSTSSSFSHTRPLRRRKAASLIKALKTTPSSPRRTLSNNWDVSQDLYSVTSAPWLPRFEELDTTNMLLRQRIIFLGSQVDDMTADLIISQLLFLDAEDSTKDIKLFINSPGGSVTAGMGIYDAMKLCKADVSTVCLGLAASMGAFLLASGSKGKRFCMPNAKVMIHQPLGTAGGKATEMSIRIREMVYHKIKLNKILSRITGKPLEQVEVDTDRDNFMNPWEAKEYGLVDEVVDDGKPGLVAPIADSAPPPKTRVWELWKVEGGRKAKKNLPSEHRFLQNGYNGSRRGSDGESGTEQGKETPTAV, encoded by the exons ATGGAGATGGGCTTGACATATGCGGCCGCACCTTCAAGGTTTATGTGCTTCAACCATGGCGTTTTACAAACCCAATTCCCAATTTCGACCGTTGAGAAGAGTATTACTGGTTCCACTAGTAGCAGCTTCAGTCATACCAGACCTcttagaagaagaaaagccgcgTCTTTGATTAAGGCGTTGAAAACGACGCCGTCGTCACCGAGAAGGACCTTATCGAATAACTGGGATGTTTCCCAAGATTTATATTCTGTAACCTCAGCTCCATGGTTGCCCAGATTCGAAGAGCTTGATACCACCAATATGCTTCTCCGACAGAGAATTATCTTTCTGGGCTCTCAG GTGGATGACATGACAGCAGATTTGATAATAAGCCAGCTTTTATTTCTGGATGCAGAAGACTCTACAAAAGACATCAAATTGTTTATAAATTCTCCCGGTGGCTCTGTTACTGCTG GAATGGGAATATATGATGCAATGAAGTTGTGCAAGGCAGATGTTTCAACTGTTTGCCTGGGACTTGCTGCATCAATGGGTGCATTTCTCCTTGCTTCTGGTTCGAAAGGAAAGAGGTTTTGCATGCCCAATGCAAAAGTGATGATCCATCAACCACTTGGAACTGCTGGAGGGAAA GCAACAGAAATGAGTATACGTATTAGAGAAATGGTTTACCACAAGATTAAGCTGAACAAAATTCTGTCAAGAATTACAGGGAAGCCTCTGGAGCAG GTTGAAGTGGACACTGATCGTGATAATTTCATGAATCCTTGGGAAGCCAAGGAATACGGGTTAGTTGATGAGGTTGTTGATGATGGGAAGCCAGGATTAGTTGCGCCAATTGCAGATTCTGCTCCTCCCCCGAAAACTCGGGTTTGGGAACTATGGAAAGTTGAAGGGGGCAGAAAAGCTAAGAAGAATTTGCCATCTGAGCATAGATTTTTACAGAATGGATATAATGGTAGTCGTCGAGGAAGCGATGGAGAGAGTGGCACTGAGCAGGGAAAGGAAACACCTACTGCTGTATGA
- the LOC107412811 gene encoding WAT1-related protein At5g07050 — MEKLGSSSNFIESSKPYFAMISLQFGYAGMNIITKVSLNRGMSHYVLVVYRHAFATAIIAPFAFFFERKAQPKITFPVFMQIFILALLGPVIDQNFYYAGLKYTSPTFSCAMSNMLPAMTFVMAVICRMEKVNMKKVRCQAKVVGTAVTVAGAMLMTLYKGPVVEMIWTKHIHPRKSYVTDTTGTGEKHWFLGSIFLIIATLAWASLFVLQNKALNTYKNHQLSLTSMVCFVGTLQATAVTFVMEHDPSVWKVGWDMNLLAAAYAGIVTSSISYYVQGLVMKKRGPVFATAFSPLMMIIVAIMGSFILAEKIFLGGVLGAVLIVIGLYSVLWGKHKENMQKTEEEIPEAIKGPQINGHGNGSISIMEDIEANEGELKKLANDKLSSLAITMPSQEPQMILVTNPQQKA; from the exons atggagAAGCTAGGAAGTTCAAGCAACTTCATTGAGAGCTCCAAACCCTACTTCGCAATGATCTCTTTGCAATTTGGCTATGCTGGCATGAATATCATCACCAAGGTTTCTCTAAACAGAGGGATGAGCCACTATGTTCTTGTTGTCTATCGCCATGCTTTCGCTACAGCTATCATCGCTCCCTTTGCCTTCTTCTTTGAGAG GAAAGCTCAGCCAAAAATCACTTTCCCAGTTTTCATGCAAATATTCATCCTGGCTCTTCTGGG GCCGGTGATTGATCAGAATTTCTACTACGCCGGGTTGAAATATACATCTCCAACGTTTTCATGTGCAATGAGCAACATGCTTCCGGCTATGACTTTTGTGATGGCCGTCATATgcag AATGGAAAAGGTGAACATGAAGAAAGTGAGGTGTCAAGCAAAGGTGGTAGGAACGGCAGTGACAGTGGCTGGGGCCATGTTGATGACTTTATACAAAGGACCTGTAGTGGAGATGATTTGGACTAAACATATCCATCCTCGGAAATCTTACGTCACCGACACCACCGGCACCGGCGAAAAGCACTGGTTCCTTGGCTCCATTTTTCTTATCATTGCCACTCTTGCCTGGGCCTCTTTGTTTGTTCTTCAA AATAAGGCCCTGAATACCTACAAGAACCATCAACTTTCACTGACATCAATGGTATGCTTTGTGGGCACTCTACAAGCAACTGCCGTCACATTTGTTATGGAGCACGATCCCTCTGTCTGGAAAGTTGGCTGGGATATGAACCTCCTTGCTGCCGCCTATGCT GGAATTGTTACATCAAGTATTTCATACTATGTACAAGGTCTAGTGATGAAGAAAAGAGGGCCAGTCTTTGCAACAGCTTTTAGCCCCTTGATGATGATCATTGTTGCAATCATGGGCTCCTTCATCCTTGCAGAGAAGATTTTCCTTGGAGG AGTACTTGGTGCAGTGTTGATAGTCATTGGTCTATACTCGGTCCTATGGGGAAAGCATAAAGAGAACATGCAGAAAACAGAGGAGGAGATACCAGAGGCCATAAAAGGTCCTCAAATAAATGGCCATGGAAATGGGTCAATTTCAATAATGGAAGATATTGAAGCAAATGAAGGTGAATTGAAGAAGTTGGCTAACGACAAGCTCTCATCACTTGCTATTACCATGCCCTCCCAAGAACCACAGATGATATTAGTCACTAACCCACAACAAAAAGCTTGA
- the LOC107412813 gene encoding 65-kDa microtubule-associated protein 5 isoform X2 — MTTVPPSLSPSRTTCASLLHELQIIWNEIGETESERDKMLLQLEQECLDIYRKRVEKTREYSTHLLKSLADAEAEISAIVSALGEHSSCSKGRSTLKDQISAIKPFLEDLRMRKKERVKEFSEIQSQIIQICGEIAGNGLSKNFAGPQVDENDLTVKRLGELKSHLKELQNEKAFRLQKVNSHLSTIHELSVVMSVDFLKTVHEVHPSLSEPSNGQLRSISNETLARLTGVISSLKQEKQQRLQKLQGLGSVLIDMWNLMDAPVDERKRFEHATSLISSLVDEVSGKGCLSMEVLEQTEAEVERLNILKASKMKELIFKRQNELEEIYKGVHMDVDSDAARQILNGLIDSGNVDLSDLLSSMDDQIAKANEQALSRKDILDKVQKWKFASEEEKWLDDYERDENRYSAGRGAHKNLKRAEKARILVSKIPSMVEALTAKVKAWELEKGIPFLYDKVPLLNSLEEYTVQRQEREEVKRKSREQKRMQEQLATEHEAIFGSRSATKKPLGQSTNANTMVGTPMGRRAAGPLGRHGPSAGKERRESGRVNNIIPVNYVALSKDDPVS; from the exons ATGACGACTGTGCCCCCTTCTCTCTCCCCTTCTCGTACCACTTGCGCTTCCCTCCTCCACGAATTGCAG ATAATATGGAATGAAATTGGGGAAACTGAGAGTGAGAGGGACAAGATGCTTCTACAGCTTGAGCAAGAATGCCTTGATATTTACCGGAAGAGAGTCGAAAAGACCCGAGAGTACAGCACTCACTTGCTTAAGTCACTGGCCGACGCCGAAGCTGAAATTTCTGCCATTGTTTCTGCCCTCGGAGAGCATTCCTCGTGTTCGAAG GGAAGGAGCACTCTCAAGGACCAAATATCTGCCATTAAACCTTTTTTGGAGGACTTGAGGATGAGGAAGAAAGAAAGGGTCAAGGAGTTTTCAGAAATTCAATCGCAAATTATACAAATCTGTGGAGAGATAGCAGGAAATGGTCTATCTAAGAACTTTGCTGGTCCACAAGTTGATGAGAATGATTTGACTGTCAAGAGGTTGGGGGAGCTAAAGTCACACCTTAAAGAACTTCAGAATGAAAAG GCTTTCCGCTTGCAGAAAGTTAACAGCCATCTTAGCACCATCCACGAGCTGTCAGTTGTGATGTCAGTTGATTTCCTTAAGACAGTTCATGAAGTTCACCCGAGCTTAAGTGAACCCTCCAATGGTCAATTGAGGAGCATCAGCAATGAAACTCTTGCTAGATTAACGGGTGTTATTAGCTCACTCAAGCAAGAGAAGCAACAAAGATTGCAAAAG CTGCAAGGTCTCGGTAGTGTTTTGATAGATATGTGGAATCTTATGGATGCACCAGTTGATGAGCGTAAAAGATTTGAACATGCTACTTCCCTAATTTCCTCCTTAGTTGATGAAGTGTCAGGGAAAGGATGCCTTTCTATGGAAGTTCTTGAGCAG actGAGGCTGAAGTTGAGCGGTTGAATATTCTTAAAGCAAGCAAGATGAAGGAGTTGATATTTAAGAGACAAAACGAGCTGGAAGAAATATACAAAGGGGTTCATATGGATGTAGATAGTGATGCTGCACGGCAGATTCTCAACGGTCTCATTGATTCTG GTAATGTTGATCTGTCTGATCTGCTTTCAAGCATGGATGACCAGATTGCAAAAGCCAATGAACAAGCTCTTAGCCGAAAGGATATTTTGGACAAAGTACAGAAATGGAAATTTGCATCAGAGGAGGAAAAGTGGCTTGATGACTATGAAAgg GATGAAAACCGATACAGTGCTGGAAGAGGAGCACACAAAAATCTCAAACGTGCAGAGAAAGCTCGGATTTTGGTCAGCAAAATACCAT CTATGGTTGAAGCTTTGACTGCCAAAGTAAAAGCCTGGGAACTGGAGAAAGGAATCCCTTTCTTATATGACAAG GTTCCTCTTTTAAATAGCTTGGAGGAATATACTGTTCAACGGCAGGAAAGAGAAGAGGTGAAGCGTAAATCCAGG GAACAAAAGCGGATGCAAGAACAACTTGCTACAGAGCATGAGGCAATTTTCGGATCAAGATCTGCGACGAAGAAGCCACTGGGGCAGAGCACTAATGCTAACACAATGGTTGGAACACCAATGGGTCGACGTGCAGCTGGTCCTCTGGGTCGTCATGGACCATCAGCTGGGAAGGAACGCAGAGAAA